The Actinomadura sp. WMMB 499 genome includes a window with the following:
- a CDS encoding ATP-binding protein, which produces MSAVALAPETPTLVLAPSDRAPAQARRFLVEQFRSLGIADDFVGRLVVTELVTNAYKHVGVGHIVVRIFPDEPKRNVCVEVWDEGAALPVVRPEDHDATSGRGLPLITELVQEWGVRPLYETGKVVWVRCAL; this is translated from the coding sequence ATGTCAGCTGTGGCTTTGGCGCCGGAGACGCCGACGCTCGTCCTCGCTCCGTCCGACCGGGCGCCCGCGCAGGCGCGACGCTTCCTCGTCGAGCAGTTCCGCTCACTCGGTATCGCGGACGACTTCGTCGGGCGGCTCGTGGTTACGGAGTTGGTTACCAACGCCTACAAGCACGTCGGTGTCGGGCACATCGTCGTCCGCATCTTCCCGGACGAGCCCAAGCGGAACGTGTGCGTGGAGGTGTGGGACGAGGGGGCGGCGCTCCCCGTCGTCCGTCCGGAGGACCACGACGCGACGAGCGGGCGCGGCCTGCCGTTGATCACCGAGCTCGTCCAGGAGTGGGGCGTCCGTCCCTTGTACGAGACCGGAAAGGTCGTGTGGGTGCGTTGCGCGCTCTGA